Genomic segment of Arachis hypogaea cultivar Tifrunner chromosome 11, arahy.Tifrunner.gnm2.J5K5, whole genome shotgun sequence:
TTGCATTGCAGGACTGATTCTATTCAAACCTTTAACACCAACATTAACACAAACACAAATACTATGAAAAATACTAAACCAAGCACTTGGATCATCACTTTTACATTTTTTACATTTGCTTCCAGTTTACCCACCTTCCATGCAATGTTCATCTTCATCTCACCATTCTCATTTTCTTTATCAAATTTCATCAGCACCTCATCTTGTACAGAATCTGCCCAGACAAATAACCCGCACTAATTCTTTCTACTAGTCTGCAAATATACATCAAGTTTAACAAACatctacctcaaatcaataatatttaaaatttcaaaaagttAACGTACTCACATTATAATTTGGACATCCGAAGAACGGCTTATAGGATGCGTCTTTATCCCTGACCACCTAAGGACCGGCCGACACCCACATCCGCACCACTCCGGAACTAGTCCATGCTTGCTTCGCACATTGTTCCTTGTCCACTTTTCCGTTGTAGAGGAGCGATTCGACCTTCCTGAAACGTGATTGTCACTCATGGGCGCAATAGCAATagcaagaagaggaagaagaagagaaagaagaagaagaactatgtttagggtttatgattggTGTCAAGGACGGCATTGAAAAATTTTGGAACGTATTCCACATTAGCTAGCCATTTCAGACGTCCTACGTAAAAGTGGGTGCTCCAGATCAGTGCTCCGCCTGCTAACTCATGCCGGAATTAGATAAAAAGACCTATATGTAGCCCGGAGCTCAAGCTGAAAGATATATTTAGTGCAATTGAAAACTGAAAGATAACATTAGTGCACAGACCTAATATGAAGGATCACTTTAGGAATTTACTCCCTTTTTGTCATAGGAAACTAGGGCGGAGGCCCACAAAAAGctgttatttttagaaaatatttttgtccAACAACCACGACGACCCGACCCGTGAAGATCCTTCAGCTCCAACAATAATCGCAACGAAGCAGCGCGCTTTCTTTCTCCCAAATAAAACTGCACCGATGAGAACCGCTGTTCTCTTCCTCACCGCTTTCCTTCTGATCGCAGCAACGCCCTCTCCCTCCCAATCCCTCTCCTTCGCTCCCTTCTTCCGCTTCCAGCGCCTTCTCTCCCTCTCCAGGTCCCTACTCCACAGTGTCGCCGACCTCCGCGCCAATCGCGGCGACGTCTCCGGAGCTCAACGTGTCCGGGCACTATCTCAGAAGCTTGATGGAGGGCTGGGCCTTGGATTCTGGAGGATGGCGTTGGGTGCCGCATGGGACTACGCGTggaattggaggagcctgccccTCGCGCCCGCGGAATTATATGGCGCTGTTTCGGACTTGAACGAGTTGATGACGGGACTCAGTGAGTTGACTCGCTTGGAGTCGGCCGCCGAAAGGTCTGCCTGGGTTGCCCGAAATTACCAAAATGTATTCACTGTCTCTAAATCTCTCTCCGCCAAGCTGCTTAAAGCGTTTAGCGAATCGGTATGAAACGTCGTCATTTCTTTGATTTATCTAATTTGATTCCGTTAATTTTGTATTAAGCTGTATTTGAGTGACATAAAGGTTATCATTGTTGCAGGGTGTGTTGAGAGAAGTGGTGGAGACGGTGCAAAAAGAGGTGGTGGAAGGTGGATTAATAAGAGATTGTCTTGAATTGGGTAGCAAGGATTTTAGTTCTTTGATTCAGCTTCTCAAGGATTCGCTCTTGCAATTCTTTCCTCTTTCTGATCGAAATCCTGAGCTATAGCTACTAAGCATCTAGACCTTTGATCACTTTTTTAGCATTGATTTGTTAATCCACTATATAGTTACTTAACATTTTGGTGCTTTTGGGATGATTTAATTTAATTGGAGCTGTGTTAAATTCAATTTTCTAACTTCGCTTCCTGTAGGTTTTCCTCTTAGAAAACAAGTCTACTGTTAATTGGTACAAAGCTTGTTTGAGAGAAATATAATATTATTCATTTCGTGTTATCTTGTACAAAAAATGTTATCATATTCCGTCTACATCAacttaatgaagttctattataTGTAAAGCTGCTTCTATTCAACAATGTAATCATCTTCCCTTCTTTTGAtttagttttgaacttttgattgAGTTTTGGACACTTTTAATGCGTTAGCGACTAAACCATTAATGTATGACGAGCAAATATTCCcccgaaaaaaataatatattatatatagtagGAACTCCAAAAATTACACAAATGTACAAAAAATAGCCTATttctaatgaaaga
This window contains:
- the LOC112721287 gene encoding uncharacterized protein, which encodes MRTAVLFLTAFLLIAATPSPSQSLSFAPFFRFQRLLSLSRSLLHSVADLRANRGDVSGAQRVRALSQKLDGGLGLGFWRMALGAAWDYAWNWRSLPLAPAELYGAVSDLNELMTGLSELTRLESAAERSAWVARNYQNVFTVSKSLSAKLLKAFSESGVLREVVETVQKEVVEGGLIRDCLELGSKDFSSLIQLLKDSLLQFFPLSDRNPEL